From Alienimonas californiensis, a single genomic window includes:
- a CDS encoding ABC transporter permease, giving the protein MFGFAFRNLLSRPARSALALAGLTVAIAGMVGLFGVKGGLEAAAQDAFGKVDGLTAIQPGAPVPLLSRLPAHWEPQIAAVSGVETVVTDVWNRANVIEGKTVVSPPRFLLGTSIVERNQLRNGVYREALTAGRFLNESDLGTTHVYVAAPILEEHGKQVGDTLIVDGIECEIVGAYEVGSLFLDAAILMDLPTMRQVTRFDPNSVSNYYIEGDPGVEPAELKGRILDALRDERTTDWRPSSLLALGGGGASLDGAFDADAQSDADGPGPAPDFTTLFNSLDAAARGKPLPEPDYAQLFDSLGAAPTAAGGERRDPVELRTMDEWLEQFDSFTADLDLFLQILGATGVLIAVFGVVNTMLMSVSERIIEFGILKANGWGKRDVVQLICSESLILGVVGGLLGAAFGWAATEILNVTFPDRLNLYAGPGLLSFAVAFSTVVGTLGGLYPALWAMRMQPMDAIRRG; this is encoded by the coding sequence GTGTTCGGCTTCGCGTTTCGCAACCTGCTGAGCCGTCCGGCCCGCTCCGCGCTGGCGCTGGCGGGTCTGACCGTGGCCATCGCGGGGATGGTCGGCCTTTTCGGGGTGAAGGGCGGATTGGAGGCCGCCGCCCAGGACGCCTTCGGCAAGGTGGACGGCCTCACCGCGATCCAGCCCGGCGCTCCGGTGCCGCTGCTCTCCCGGTTGCCCGCGCACTGGGAACCGCAGATCGCCGCCGTCTCCGGCGTGGAGACCGTCGTCACGGACGTCTGGAACCGGGCGAACGTGATCGAGGGCAAAACCGTCGTCTCCCCCCCGCGGTTTCTGCTGGGCACCAGCATCGTCGAGCGGAATCAACTACGGAACGGCGTCTACCGCGAAGCCCTGACCGCCGGGCGGTTCCTAAACGAATCCGACCTCGGCACCACCCACGTCTACGTGGCCGCCCCGATTCTGGAGGAGCACGGCAAGCAGGTGGGCGACACGCTGATCGTCGACGGGATCGAATGCGAAATCGTTGGGGCTTACGAAGTGGGCAGCCTGTTCCTCGACGCGGCGATCCTGATGGACCTGCCGACGATGCGGCAGGTCACGCGGTTTGACCCGAACTCGGTCTCGAACTACTACATCGAGGGCGATCCGGGGGTCGAGCCGGCCGAGTTGAAGGGCCGCATCCTCGACGCCCTGCGGGACGAACGCACCACCGATTGGCGGCCGTCCAGTCTGTTGGCGCTCGGCGGGGGCGGGGCGTCGCTCGACGGCGCCTTCGACGCGGACGCGCAGAGCGACGCCGACGGCCCCGGCCCGGCGCCGGACTTCACGACGCTGTTCAACTCGCTCGACGCCGCCGCGCGGGGCAAGCCGCTGCCGGAGCCCGACTACGCCCAGCTGTTCGACTCCCTGGGCGCCGCCCCCACGGCCGCTGGGGGGGAACGGCGGGACCCGGTCGAATTGCGGACGATGGACGAGTGGCTCGAACAGTTCGACAGCTTCACCGCGGACCTCGATCTGTTCCTGCAGATCCTCGGGGCGACCGGCGTACTGATCGCCGTCTTCGGGGTGGTGAACACCATGCTGATGAGCGTCTCCGAGCGGATCATCGAGTTCGGCATCCTCAAGGCGAACGGCTGGGGGAAGCGGGATGTGGTGCAGCTGATCTGCTCGGAAAGCCTGATCCTCGGCGTCGTCGGCGGCCTGCTGGGGGCGGCCTTCGGCTGGGCCGCCACCGAGATCCTCAATGTGACTTTTCCCGACCGCCTGAACCTGTACGCCGGGCCGGGGCTGCTGAGCTTCGCCGTGGCGTTCAGCACGGTCGTCGGCACCCTCGGCGGCCTGTATCCGGCCCTGTGGGCGATGCGGATGCAGCCAATGGACGCCATCCGCCGTGGTTGA
- the htpG gene encoding molecular chaperone HtpG, protein MAETHAFQSDIAKLLRLLSQSLYQNREVAVRELVSNASDALDKYRLLSLREEGLPASDGLQITVTPDAAANTLTIADNGVGMTHDDLIENLGTIARSGTEGFSKGLEGADANSLIGQFGVGFYAAFMLAETVEVRTRSYTEQAGWRWTSAGTGSFTIDELSGDAAPPERGTEVVLHLRDDAKDFADPQRVEYVLKKYSSFVPHPIHLAGADGETLHVNDQPPVWVEPKGSVTAEQHRQFFGYLSGQVGANPLWNLHLSLDSPLEIKAILYCPPLNPERMGLGRAEHGLHLCARRVLVQSDCDDLLPEYLRFLYGLVDSSDLPLNVSRQALQDDTVFLKIRRVLTSKVLGHLAKLAESEPKVYAEFYEQFGSTLREGVATDGPNRGKIGELLRFRTIDAPDEMSGLQAYVEGMKEGQTQIFHVGGRNAEAVKRRPTLEAFTARGLNVLLLTDPVDEIVLNTLGEYDGKAFVSVESAEADLPPLPESEDEKDDRPEPAAPAGLEAVLGLFRDALGEETEEVRQTDKLTGSPCRLVTPGGGLSPQLQSVLGAGDKNFKPLKRILEVNPRHPLIRRLADLSVNDQNGDFIKKCGRQLFDNALLMSGMVPDPTELAARAEQFMAEAAGAKSSVIL, encoded by the coding sequence ATGGCCGAAACGCACGCATTTCAGTCCGACATCGCCAAGCTCCTGCGCTTGCTGTCGCAGAGCCTCTATCAGAACCGCGAGGTGGCGGTCCGCGAGCTGGTCTCCAACGCCAGCGACGCGCTCGATAAGTACCGCCTGCTGAGTTTGCGGGAGGAGGGCCTGCCGGCGTCGGACGGTCTGCAGATCACCGTCACCCCGGACGCCGCCGCGAACACGCTGACGATCGCCGACAACGGCGTGGGCATGACCCACGACGACCTGATCGAGAACCTCGGCACGATCGCCCGCAGCGGGACGGAAGGGTTTTCGAAGGGGCTTGAAGGCGCGGACGCCAACAGCCTCATCGGGCAGTTCGGCGTGGGCTTCTACGCCGCCTTCATGCTGGCGGAGACGGTCGAGGTCCGCACCCGCAGCTATACCGAGCAGGCCGGCTGGCGGTGGACCAGCGCCGGCACGGGGTCGTTCACGATCGACGAACTCAGCGGCGACGCCGCCCCGCCGGAGCGAGGCACGGAGGTCGTCCTGCACCTCCGCGACGACGCCAAGGACTTCGCCGACCCGCAACGGGTCGAGTACGTCCTCAAGAAATACAGCAGCTTCGTGCCGCACCCGATCCATCTGGCCGGGGCCGACGGGGAGACGCTGCACGTCAACGATCAGCCGCCGGTCTGGGTGGAGCCGAAGGGCAGCGTCACCGCGGAGCAGCACCGGCAGTTCTTCGGCTACCTGTCCGGGCAGGTCGGGGCGAATCCGCTGTGGAATCTGCACCTCTCGCTGGATTCGCCGCTGGAAATCAAGGCGATCCTGTACTGCCCGCCGCTGAACCCGGAGCGGATGGGCCTCGGCCGGGCGGAGCACGGCCTGCACCTGTGCGCCCGCCGGGTGCTGGTGCAAAGCGACTGCGACGACCTGCTGCCGGAGTACCTGCGGTTCCTGTACGGACTGGTCGACAGCAGCGACCTGCCGCTGAACGTCTCCCGGCAGGCCCTCCAGGACGACACGGTCTTCCTGAAGATCCGCCGGGTCCTCACCAGCAAGGTGCTCGGCCATCTCGCCAAGCTGGCGGAGAGCGAACCCAAGGTCTACGCGGAATTCTACGAGCAGTTCGGCTCGACCCTGCGGGAGGGCGTGGCGACGGACGGCCCGAACCGCGGCAAGATCGGCGAGCTGCTGCGGTTCCGCACGATCGACGCTCCGGACGAGATGTCCGGCCTGCAGGCCTACGTCGAGGGGATGAAGGAGGGCCAGACCCAGATCTTCCACGTCGGCGGCCGCAACGCCGAGGCGGTCAAGCGGCGGCCGACGCTCGAGGCCTTCACCGCCCGGGGGCTCAACGTGTTGTTGCTGACTGATCCGGTGGACGAGATCGTGCTCAATACGCTCGGCGAGTACGACGGCAAGGCGTTCGTCTCCGTGGAGAGCGCCGAGGCCGACCTGCCCCCGCTGCCCGAGAGCGAGGACGAGAAAGACGACCGCCCCGAACCGGCCGCCCCGGCGGGGTTGGAGGCGGTGCTGGGCCTGTTCCGCGACGCCTTGGGCGAGGAGACGGAGGAGGTCCGTCAGACCGACAAGCTGACTGGCAGCCCCTGCCGGCTGGTGACCCCCGGCGGCGGCCTCTCCCCGCAGCTACAAAGCGTGCTGGGAGCTGGCGACAAGAACTTCAAGCCGCTCAAGCGCATCCTGGAGGTGAACCCCCGCCACCCGCTGATCCGCCGGTTGGCGGACCTGTCGGTGAACGATCAGAACGGGGACTTCATCAAGAAGTGCGGCCGGCAACTGTTCGACAATGCCCTGCTGATGAGCGGCATGGTTCCCGACCCGACCGAACTGGCCGCCCGCGCCGAGCAGTTCATGGCCGAGGCCGCCGGGGCGAAGTCGAGCGTGATCCTCTGA
- a CDS encoding PVC-type heme-binding CxxCH protein, which translates to MSPLRFSAVPAAVLALLTVAAEATAADFPYAGLPAEQAAAVMRLPEGFKVVPFAAEPDVTQPIAMAIDHRGRLWVAEGHSYPVKRKPGEGKDRILIFEDTDGDGRHDTRKVFADGLNLVSGLEVGFGGVFVGQAPELLFFADADGDDVPDGEPEVLLDGWHYEDTHETLNSFIWGPDGWLYGCHGVFTHSRVGPPGTPDEQRVPINAGIWRYHPTSGAFEVFAHGTSNPWGVDFDEHGQSFLTCCVIPHLFHVIPGARYFRQAGRHFDPHVYEDIPTIAKHRHFVGHQWTEADKNASLDTGGGHAHAGAMIYQGDAWPQQYAGALLMNNIHGARLNADSLTPSGSGFVGDRLPDFCLTDDLASQMLYLRSGPDGNVLVIDWYDTSQCHHTNIEGHQRSNGRIWKIVYDTPLTPRPRGASALDRASTEELVVLLTHPNVWHRRHAQRALQERNDPATGALLAPLLGHANPLTRLRGLWAAAATATLTGEHLDAALTDADPNVRLWGVRLVAQSRPALPMSAGVPRAIGDLPPLPAFGDRLEALVQMAQTDPAAPVRLELASLAQRLPLEERGDLLAALLARGEDAGDHNLPLMAWYAFEPLVPANPEAALKVALAGELPTVRRLTLRRVGELGTPASREALVTAAANAAAAGQDDRALEALAGLSGAIAGRKVECPAGWADAVAALRTSRNETVRDQAVGFDYRFGNPAAGEERRATVTDAAASVDRRRAALADLLDVPSDDLAIFLRRLISAEPAAPLTPDLIRGLGRADSPENPPFLRQYLPRFDPAGRRAALSVLVSRPAGAEALLNAMAEGEVPTADLTADLARQLRNLGDDALTARLAEVWGTVAETDEERAKLIVQYKRKLSAGDNSSDVTPDRVAGKALFTKTCGQCHELFGEGGKVGPGLTGSNRRDLDYLLSNIVAPSSVMAKDYRPTVLLTDGGQVHTGLIQAETDAAITLATADGEVVVPTASVLERMESDTSMMPDGLLNPLSTQQVRDLVAYLRGDGPVTGVVPGSAGGE; encoded by the coding sequence ATGTCGCCGCTTCGTTTTTCCGCCGTCCCGGCGGCCGTCCTCGCGCTGCTGACCGTCGCCGCTGAGGCGACCGCGGCGGACTTCCCCTACGCGGGATTGCCGGCGGAGCAGGCCGCCGCGGTGATGCGGTTGCCGGAGGGCTTCAAGGTCGTCCCGTTCGCCGCGGAGCCGGACGTGACGCAGCCGATTGCGATGGCGATCGACCACCGCGGCCGGCTGTGGGTCGCGGAGGGGCACAGCTACCCGGTGAAGCGGAAGCCGGGCGAAGGCAAGGACCGCATCCTGATCTTCGAAGACACTGACGGCGACGGCCGCCACGACACCCGCAAGGTGTTCGCCGACGGGCTGAACCTGGTCAGCGGGCTGGAAGTCGGCTTCGGCGGGGTCTTCGTCGGGCAGGCGCCGGAACTGCTGTTCTTCGCCGACGCCGACGGCGACGACGTGCCGGACGGCGAACCGGAGGTGTTGCTCGACGGCTGGCACTACGAGGACACGCACGAAACGCTCAACTCCTTCATCTGGGGCCCGGACGGCTGGCTGTACGGCTGCCACGGGGTGTTCACGCATTCCCGCGTCGGCCCGCCGGGGACGCCGGACGAGCAGCGGGTGCCGATCAACGCCGGCATCTGGCGGTATCACCCGACCAGCGGGGCCTTCGAGGTGTTCGCCCACGGCACCAGCAATCCGTGGGGCGTGGACTTCGACGAGCACGGCCAGAGCTTCCTGACCTGCTGCGTGATCCCGCACCTGTTCCACGTGATTCCCGGCGCCCGCTACTTCCGGCAGGCCGGGCGGCATTTCGATCCTCACGTCTACGAAGACATCCCCACGATCGCCAAGCACCGGCACTTCGTCGGGCACCAGTGGACCGAGGCGGATAAGAATGCCAGCCTCGACACCGGCGGCGGCCACGCCCACGCCGGGGCGATGATCTACCAGGGCGACGCCTGGCCGCAGCAGTACGCCGGCGCCCTGCTGATGAACAACATCCATGGCGCCCGGTTGAACGCGGACTCTCTCACGCCCTCCGGCAGCGGGTTCGTCGGCGATCGGCTGCCGGACTTCTGTCTGACGGACGACCTCGCCAGCCAGATGCTCTACCTGCGCAGCGGGCCGGACGGGAACGTCCTCGTGATCGACTGGTACGACACGTCTCAGTGCCACCATACGAACATCGAAGGGCATCAGCGTTCCAACGGCCGGATCTGGAAGATCGTCTATGACACTCCCCTAACGCCGAGGCCCCGCGGGGCCTCGGCGTTAGATAGAGCTTCGACCGAAGAGCTCGTCGTGCTGCTGACGCACCCGAACGTCTGGCACCGCCGGCACGCCCAGCGGGCGTTGCAGGAGCGGAACGATCCGGCGACGGGCGCGCTGCTCGCCCCGCTGCTCGGGCACGCCAACCCGCTGACCCGACTGCGGGGCCTCTGGGCCGCCGCGGCGACCGCCACGCTGACGGGCGAACACCTCGACGCCGCGCTGACCGACGCTGATCCCAATGTGCGGCTGTGGGGCGTGCGGCTGGTCGCCCAGTCGCGGCCGGCCCTGCCAATGAGCGCCGGCGTGCCGCGGGCGATCGGCGACCTGCCCCCGCTGCCGGCCTTCGGCGATCGGCTGGAGGCGCTCGTTCAGATGGCCCAAACCGACCCCGCCGCCCCAGTGCGGTTGGAACTGGCGTCGCTCGCCCAGCGGCTCCCGCTGGAGGAACGCGGCGATCTGCTGGCGGCGCTGCTGGCCCGGGGGGAGGACGCCGGGGATCACAACCTGCCGCTGATGGCCTGGTATGCCTTCGAACCGCTGGTGCCGGCGAACCCGGAGGCGGCGCTGAAGGTCGCTCTCGCCGGCGAGTTGCCGACGGTCCGCCGGCTGACGCTCCGCCGAGTCGGGGAACTGGGGACGCCGGCGTCGCGGGAGGCACTGGTCACGGCGGCCGCGAACGCCGCCGCCGCGGGGCAGGACGACCGGGCGCTAGAGGCCCTCGCCGGGCTCTCCGGGGCGATCGCCGGCCGCAAGGTCGAGTGCCCCGCCGGTTGGGCAGACGCCGTCGCGGCCCTGCGGACGAGCAGAAACGAAACGGTGCGGGATCAGGCAGTCGGCTTCGACTATCGCTTCGGCAACCCGGCCGCGGGTGAGGAGCGCCGGGCGACGGTGACGGACGCCGCCGCCTCGGTCGACCGCCGCCGGGCGGCCCTGGCCGATCTGCTGGACGTGCCGTCGGACGATCTGGCGATCTTCCTCCGCCGGCTGATCTCCGCCGAGCCGGCCGCCCCGCTGACCCCGGATCTGATCCGCGGACTGGGCCGCGCCGACAGCCCGGAAAACCCGCCGTTCTTGCGGCAGTACCTTCCGCGGTTCGACCCCGCCGGCCGCCGGGCGGCACTGTCCGTGCTCGTTTCCCGCCCGGCCGGCGCCGAGGCCCTGCTGAACGCGATGGCCGAGGGCGAAGTCCCGACCGCCGACCTCACCGCCGACCTCGCCCGGCAGTTGCGGAACCTTGGGGACGACGCCCTCACCGCCCGCCTCGCCGAGGTGTGGGGCACCGTCGCGGAGACGGACGAAGAGCGGGCGAAACTGATCGTGCAGTACAAACGGAAGCTCAGCGCCGGCGACAACAGCAGCGACGTGACGCCCGACCGCGTCGCCGGCAAGGCCCTGTTCACGAAGACCTGCGGGCAGTGCCACGAACTGTTCGGCGAGGGCGGCAAGGTCGGCCCCGGCCTGACCGGTTCAAACCGGCGGGATCTCGATTACCTCCTGTCCAACATCGTCGCCCCCTCGTCGGTGATGGCGAAGGACTACCGACCGACCGTCCTGCTGACCGACGGCGGGCAGGTGCACACCGGCCTGATCCAGGCGGAGACGGACGCGGCGATCACCCTCGCCACCGCGGACGGCGAGGTCGTGGTGCCGACCGCCAGCGTGCTCGAACGGATGGAGAGCGATACCTCCATGATGCCGGACGGGCTGCTCAACCCACTGTCCACGCAGCAGGTCCGCGACCTCGTCGCCTACCTCCGCGGCGACGGCCCGGTGACCGGCGTGGTCCCGGGGTCCGCCGGCGGGGAGTGA
- a CDS encoding DinB family protein, with translation MAAATHTDLAAHLAWSLRGGHAHCGAERAFGDVACGVQGRLLDRFDHSLWQLLEHLRIAQRDLIDYSERPGHVSPPHPDGYWPTRPEPPDDQAYDAALARFLTDREELCGLLADRDLLAPFPHAAGPDGEPHTWLRTATIALDHQAYHVGQAVTVRKALGCWPD, from the coding sequence ATGGCCGCCGCCACGCACACCGATCTCGCCGCCCACCTGGCTTGGAGCCTCCGCGGCGGGCACGCCCACTGCGGCGCGGAGCGAGCGTTCGGCGACGTCGCTTGCGGCGTGCAGGGTCGGCTGCTGGATCGGTTCGACCATTCCCTCTGGCAACTGCTCGAACACCTGCGGATCGCCCAGCGGGACCTGATCGACTACAGCGAACGGCCGGGGCACGTCTCGCCGCCGCACCCGGACGGCTACTGGCCGACGCGGCCGGAGCCGCCGGACGATCAGGCCTACGACGCCGCCCTCGCCCGCTTCCTCACCGATCGGGAAGAACTCTGCGGATTGCTGGCGGACCGCGACCTGCTCGCCCCCTTCCCCCACGCCGCCGGGCCGGACGGCGAGCCGCACACCTGGCTGCGGACGGCGACCATCGCCTTGGACCACCAGGCGTACCACGTCGGGCAGGCGGTGACGGTGCGAAAGGCCCTCGGCTGCTGGCCGGACTGA
- a CDS encoding thiamine-phosphate kinase, producing MPAEFDLIRTLAAAARPDPRAPLGIGDDAAVLNLTGRPVVCCDLIAEGTHFPPDTPPKLVGRKALAVNLSDCAAMAATPVAAFVGLLVDRRRGYRYAEAVMRGLTELAEQFHVTLAGGDTATHDGPTSLCVTVVGTCDREVRRSGARPGDALLVTGRLGGSFPSGRHLTFTPRVAEAQALAAAAELHAMIDLSDGLLADCGRLCDASGLSAILDAAAAPLADGAENVKAALTDGEDFELLFAVSESDAARLLDAPPVACGLTRIGTVAAGAGVTVRGADGEPLRFPTAGYEHAFAADPATD from the coding sequence ATGCCCGCCGAATTCGACCTGATCCGCACCCTCGCCGCCGCCGCCCGGCCGGATCCGCGGGCCCCGTTGGGCATCGGCGACGACGCGGCGGTGCTGAATCTGACGGGTCGGCCGGTCGTCTGCTGCGATCTGATTGCTGAGGGGACCCACTTCCCGCCGGACACGCCGCCGAAATTGGTTGGCCGCAAGGCCTTGGCGGTAAACCTGTCCGATTGCGCGGCGATGGCGGCCACGCCGGTCGCGGCCTTCGTGGGCCTGCTGGTCGATCGCCGCCGCGGCTACCGCTATGCGGAGGCGGTGATGCGCGGGCTGACGGAGTTGGCGGAGCAGTTCCACGTGACCCTCGCCGGCGGCGACACCGCGACGCACGACGGGCCGACGAGCCTCTGCGTGACGGTCGTCGGGACCTGCGACCGGGAGGTTCGCCGTTCCGGCGCCCGCCCCGGCGACGCCCTGCTGGTGACGGGGCGACTCGGCGGCAGCTTTCCGAGCGGCCGGCATCTCACGTTCACGCCCCGCGTCGCCGAGGCGCAAGCCCTCGCCGCGGCGGCGGAACTGCACGCGATGATCGATCTCTCCGACGGCCTACTGGCCGACTGCGGCCGGCTGTGCGACGCCTCGGGCCTCTCCGCGATCCTAGACGCCGCCGCGGCGCCCCTCGCCGACGGGGCAGAGAACGTGAAGGCGGCGCTGACCGACGGGGAAGACTTCGAACTGCTGTTCGCCGTCTCGGAATCGGACGCGGCGCGACTGTTGGACGCCCCGCCGGTCGCCTGCGGACTGACCCGCATCGGCACCGTCGCCGCGGGGGCCGGCGTGACGGTGCGGGGAGCCGACGGGGAACCGCTGAGGTTCCCGACCGCCGGCTACGAACACGCCTTCGCCGCCGACCCCGCGACCGACTGA
- a CDS encoding MBL fold metallo-hydrolase — MQPRRDVFPHVLELNNQAGRRLGCAVYVVHDGADWLMIDVGYEDTVAEVIDIVRSVDLPLANCRYLVATHADADHVQGLAAAKALLPNAEVIGHPHTKAVLEADDRITSYALIPAQGIDEPMPQVAFDRTINEGDTLQVGSQTLTVWSTPGHTDGQLSFRMNDLLFSGDNIYRDGGVGNIDAHHGSELPAFIRSLERIRDCDAKWLLPSHGPIFRNDPKILQGAIDRLKGYLHLSDFGTCAIDWPLLEEWDDELARGFDAERAA, encoded by the coding sequence ATGCAGCCCCGCCGCGACGTCTTCCCCCACGTTCTCGAACTGAACAACCAAGCGGGCCGCCGGCTCGGTTGCGCCGTCTATGTGGTGCACGACGGGGCCGACTGGCTGATGATCGACGTGGGCTACGAGGACACCGTCGCGGAGGTGATCGACATCGTCCGTTCGGTGGACCTGCCGCTGGCGAACTGCCGGTACCTCGTCGCCACCCACGCCGACGCCGACCACGTCCAGGGCCTCGCCGCCGCCAAAGCCCTGCTGCCGAACGCGGAGGTCATCGGCCATCCCCACACCAAGGCTGTGCTGGAAGCGGACGACCGCATCACCAGCTACGCCCTGATCCCGGCCCAGGGCATCGACGAACCGATGCCGCAGGTGGCCTTCGACCGCACGATCAACGAGGGCGACACCCTGCAGGTCGGCTCTCAGACGCTGACCGTCTGGAGCACCCCCGGCCACACCGACGGGCAGCTCTCCTTCCGCATGAACGACCTACTGTTCAGCGGCGACAACATCTACCGGGACGGCGGCGTCGGGAACATCGACGCCCACCACGGCAGCGAACTGCCGGCCTTCATCCGCAGTCTCGAACGCATCCGCGATTGCGACGCGAAGTGGCTGCTGCCCAGTCACGGCCCGATCTTTCGGAACGACCCGAAGATCCTGCAGGGAGCGATCGACCGCCTGAAGGGCTACCTGCACCTCTCCGACTTCGGCACCTGCGCCATCGACTGGCCGCTGCTGGAGGAGTGGGACGACGAACTGGCCCGCGGGTTCGATGCGGAACGGGCCGCGTAG
- the nadD gene encoding nicotinate-nucleotide adenylyltransferase yields the protein MRIGLFGGTFDPIHLGHLLLAEVCREELELDEVRFLPAASNPLKENGPIADGPQRCEMVQFAISGNPAFAVDRREVKRGGPSFAVDTLAEVAAENPDAELFFLMGADALADLPAWREPGRVLDLATIVAVNRGDVPAVVPPGIESNRVRFVAMPACDLSATDLRRRAAEGLSLRYRTPAAVIAYLHDKYLYRI from the coding sequence ATGCGCATCGGTCTGTTCGGCGGCACCTTCGACCCGATCCACCTCGGCCATCTGCTGCTGGCAGAGGTTTGCCGGGAGGAGTTGGAACTGGACGAGGTCCGCTTTCTCCCCGCCGCCTCGAACCCGCTGAAGGAGAATGGGCCGATCGCCGACGGGCCGCAGCGCTGCGAGATGGTGCAGTTCGCGATCAGCGGGAACCCGGCGTTCGCCGTCGATCGGCGGGAGGTGAAGCGGGGCGGGCCGAGTTTCGCCGTGGACACCCTCGCCGAGGTCGCCGCCGAGAACCCCGACGCCGAGCTGTTCTTCCTGATGGGCGCCGATGCCCTGGCGGACCTGCCCGCCTGGAGGGAGCCGGGGCGGGTGCTGGACCTGGCGACGATCGTCGCCGTGAACCGGGGCGACGTGCCGGCCGTCGTGCCGCCCGGGATCGAATCAAATCGCGTCCGCTTCGTGGCGATGCCGGCCTGCGACCTCTCCGCGACCGACCTGCGGCGTCGGGCCGCCGAGGGGCTGAGCCTGCGCTACCGCACGCCGGCGGCGGTGATCGCCTATCTGCACGACAAGTATCTTTACCGCATCTGA
- a CDS encoding ABC transporter ATP-binding protein, which yields MVEPSAPPPRPGAIALRDVVKTHQRGQTEVHALRGVTADIPAGSFAFLLGPSGSGKSSLLYLIGGLDDLSGGEIAIDGRPLSGFSDAERDAFRRERVGFIFQAFNLLGNLDAVDNVLVPFLPRGVSAELRERAVSLLNQVGLGDRLDHRPHQLSGGEQQRVAIARALLKNPQIVLADEPTGELDSETGAEIFAELRRLHAAGGTTVVVVTHDRGLVTEGDLVFQIRDGRIVS from the coding sequence GTGGTTGAGCCCTCCGCCCCTCCGCCCCGCCCCGGCGCCATCGCCCTCCGCGACGTCGTCAAGACGCACCAGCGGGGGCAAACCGAGGTGCACGCCTTGCGGGGCGTCACCGCAGACATCCCCGCTGGCTCATTCGCCTTTCTGCTCGGCCCGTCGGGCAGCGGGAAGAGTTCCCTGCTCTACCTGATCGGCGGGCTGGACGACCTGTCCGGCGGCGAGATCGCCATCGACGGCCGCCCCCTGTCCGGCTTCTCCGACGCGGAGCGCGACGCCTTCCGCCGGGAACGGGTGGGGTTCATCTTTCAGGCGTTCAACCTGCTGGGGAACCTCGACGCGGTCGACAACGTGCTCGTCCCGTTCCTGCCCCGCGGCGTCTCCGCCGAACTGCGGGAGCGGGCCGTGAGCCTGCTGAACCAGGTGGGGCTGGGCGACCGGCTCGACCACCGCCCGCACCAGCTCTCCGGCGGCGAACAGCAGCGGGTCGCGATTGCCCGGGCCCTGCTGAAGAACCCGCAGATCGTGCTCGCCGACGAACCGACCGGCGAGTTGGACAGCGAAACCGGGGCGGAGATCTTCGCCGAACTCCGCCGCCTGCACGCCGCCGGCGGGACGACGGTAGTCGTCGTCACCCACGACCGCGGCCTGGTGACGGAGGGCGACCTCGTCTTCCAGATCCGCGACGGCCGCATCGTGAGCTGA